A window from Hemicordylus capensis ecotype Gifberg chromosome 2, rHemCap1.1.pri, whole genome shotgun sequence encodes these proteins:
- the TMED7 gene encoding transmembrane emp24 domain-containing protein 7, translated as MTTHPEVLSASVRWRPVTSGSWVRFTSRSVGHAAGTGLGCRCSRPSQRCVCASVREMLLRGWQGPSGSLGLWTLLLLLLNLGCAVRASEITFELPDNAKQCFYEEIVQGTKCTLEFQVITGGHYDVDCRLEDPDGIVLYKEMKKQYDSFTFTATRNGTYKFCFSNEFSTFTHKTVYFDFQVGDDPPLFPSENRVTALTQMESACVSIHEALKSVIDYQTHFRLREAQGRSRAEDLNTRVAYWSIGEAIILLVVSIGQVFLLKSFFSDKRTTTTRVGS; from the exons ATGACAACTCACCCGGAAGTGCTTTCTGCCTCTGTAAGGTGGAGGCCTGTTACCTCCGGGTCGTGGGTACGGTTTACTTCCCGTTCTGTTGGCCACGCCGCAGGTACCGGCTTGGGCTGCCGTTGTTCGCGTCCCTCGCAG CGTTGCGTTTGCGCCTCCGTCAGGGAAATGTTGCTGAGGGGCTGGCAGGGCCCTAGTGGCTCCCTGGGATTGTGGACCTTGCTCTTGTTGCTGCTGAACTTGGGTTGTGCTGTGCGCGCCTCGGAGATCACCTTTGAATTGCCCGACAACGCCAAGCAGTGCTTCTACGAGGAGATCGTTCAGGGCACCAAGTGTACCCTGGAGTTCCAG GTGATCACTGGAGGGCACTATGACGTTGACTGCCGCTTAGAAGATCCAGATGGCATTGTGCTGTACAAAGAAATGAAGAAACAATATGATAGCTTTACCTTTACTGCAACCAGAAATGGAACATACAAATTTTGTTTCAGCAATGAGTTCTCTACATTCACACACAAGACAGTGTACTTTGATTTCCAAGTTGGAGATGATCCTCCTCTGTTTCCTAGTGAAAACAGAGTCACTGCACTTACTCAG ATGGAGTCAGCATGTGTTTCAATTCACGAAGCTTTAAAATCTGTCATTGATTACCAGACTCACTTTCGGTTGAGAGAAGCACAAGGTCGCAGCAGAGCTGAAGATTTAAACACACGGGTGGCGTATTGGTCAATAGGAGAAGCTATCATTCTTCTTGTAGTTAGCATTGGGCAGGTGTTTCTTCTCAAAAGCTTCTTCTCAGACAAAAGAACCACCACAACCCGTGTTGGATCATAA